Proteins from a single region of Gordonia hongkongensis:
- a CDS encoding NAD-dependent succinate-semialdehyde dehydrogenase, whose translation MSDKEILDPQAVLDGVPTGLWIDGRSTPAADGGTFEVYDAATEESLVSVADAGVADARRALDSAVAASADWAATAPRERGEILRRTFQLLTDRADDIAMLMTLELGRALPDSRAETTYGLEFLRWFAEEAVRIGGRFSPSPAGNGRILVAHQPVGPCLAITPWNFPLAMGTRKIGPALAAGNVMLVKPARETPLTMLALAEAFAEAGLPPGVLSVLPTTSSGDVSSTLITDDRIRKISFTGSTPVGRSLLGQAADRVLRTSMELGGNAPFLVFDDADVDAAVEGAFAAKMRNGGEACTAANRFLVQSGVAEKFTEKLVAKMSEVRMGPGYDDGVTLGPLVNADQRDKVADAVEQAVADGARVRLGGERPEGQGFFYPATVLDNVDPYAPVTREEIFGPVAVISSFDDESAGIEAANSTEYGLASYFYSRDLERCMRVAGALDSGMVGVNRGVISDAAAPFGGIKQSGIGREGGSEGIDEYLSVKYIALT comes from the coding sequence ATGAGCGACAAGGAGATTCTCGACCCGCAGGCCGTGCTCGACGGTGTGCCGACCGGGCTCTGGATCGACGGCCGGTCCACACCCGCAGCCGACGGCGGGACCTTCGAGGTCTACGACGCCGCGACCGAGGAGTCGCTCGTCTCGGTCGCCGACGCGGGGGTTGCCGATGCCCGCCGCGCTCTCGATTCCGCCGTCGCCGCGTCGGCGGACTGGGCGGCCACCGCGCCCCGGGAGCGCGGCGAAATCCTCCGTCGGACCTTCCAGTTGCTCACCGATCGCGCCGACGACATCGCCATGCTGATGACCCTCGAGCTGGGCCGCGCCCTCCCCGACAGCCGGGCGGAGACGACGTACGGACTCGAGTTCTTGCGGTGGTTCGCCGAGGAGGCCGTCCGGATCGGCGGTCGGTTCAGTCCGTCGCCGGCCGGCAACGGGCGCATCCTGGTGGCCCACCAGCCCGTCGGGCCGTGCCTGGCGATCACCCCGTGGAACTTCCCGCTCGCGATGGGGACGCGCAAGATCGGGCCCGCGCTCGCCGCGGGCAACGTGATGCTCGTGAAGCCGGCCCGCGAGACGCCGCTGACGATGCTGGCACTGGCCGAGGCCTTCGCCGAAGCCGGTTTGCCGCCCGGCGTGCTGTCGGTGTTGCCCACCACGTCGAGCGGCGACGTGTCGTCGACGTTGATCACCGACGATCGCATCCGCAAGATCAGCTTCACCGGGTCGACGCCGGTGGGTCGCAGCCTGCTCGGCCAGGCCGCCGACCGCGTCCTGCGCACGTCGATGGAGCTCGGCGGCAACGCCCCGTTCCTGGTCTTCGACGACGCCGACGTCGACGCCGCGGTCGAGGGCGCCTTCGCCGCCAAGATGCGCAATGGGGGCGAGGCCTGCACCGCCGCGAATCGGTTCCTGGTGCAGTCCGGTGTCGCCGAGAAATTCACCGAGAAGCTGGTGGCGAAGATGTCGGAGGTCCGGATGGGACCGGGGTACGACGACGGGGTGACCCTGGGGCCGCTGGTGAACGCCGACCAGCGGGACAAGGTCGCCGACGCGGTCGAGCAGGCGGTGGCCGACGGTGCCCGTGTGCGACTGGGCGGTGAACGTCCGGAAGGTCAGGGTTTCTTCTATCCCGCAACGGTTCTCGACAACGTCGATCCGTACGCGCCGGTCACGCGCGAGGAGATCTTCGGCCCCGTCGCGGTGATCAGCAGCTTCGACGACGAATCCGCGGGGATCGAGGCCGCGAATTCGACCGAATACGGCCTGGCGTCGTACTTCTACAGCCGCGACCTCGAGCGCTGCATGCGCGTCGCGGGCGCCCTGGACTCCGGCATGGTCGGGGTCAATCGCGGCGTGATCTCCGACGCCGCAGCACCGTTCGGTGGCATCAAGCAGTCCGGGATCGGGCGTGAGGGCGGCAGCGAGGGCATCGACGAGTACCTCTCGGTGAAGTACATCGCGCTCACCTGA
- a CDS encoding YdcF family protein translates to MSTDFGSVDLGSSELGTPNSNFLWQSPGTRYIVVLGAKFGVLGQTPDVLKRRLDVAANLGKKHPFNRMIVSGGDTHWLPVTEAQFMNLGLIRRGIPPWQMVNEVASTSTVQNAQNTVAMLKRMGGTGALIVTNGFHMERAMKNFRDAAKAQNARLTFRPAYA, encoded by the coding sequence ATCAGTACCGATTTCGGCAGCGTCGACCTCGGTAGCTCCGAACTCGGGACCCCCAACAGCAACTTCCTCTGGCAGAGTCCGGGGACCCGGTACATCGTCGTACTCGGCGCCAAGTTCGGCGTTCTCGGGCAAACTCCGGATGTCCTCAAGCGTCGTCTCGACGTCGCGGCGAACCTCGGCAAGAAGCACCCGTTCAACCGCATGATCGTCTCCGGTGGCGACACCCACTGGCTGCCCGTCACCGAGGCCCAGTTCATGAACCTCGGACTGATCCGGCGCGGAATCCCGCCGTGGCAGATGGTGAACGAGGTCGCGTCGACCTCGACGGTGCAGAACGCCCAGAACACGGTGGCGATGCTGAAACGGATGGGCGGAACCGGCGCGCTCATCGTCACCAACGGCTTCCACATGGAACGCGCGATGAAGAACTTCCGCGACGCCGCCAAAGCCCAGAACGCCCGGCTGACGTTCCGGCCGGCGTACGCGTAA